A region of Geobacillus sp. 46C-IIa DNA encodes the following proteins:
- the addB gene encoding helicase-exonuclease AddAB subunit AddB: MSLRFLLGRSGSGKTASCLEEIRRQLQEDPKGRTVVYLVPEQMTFQCEYALIHTDGTEGMIRAQVFSFPRLAWRVLQETGGMNRYHVHDVGVQMMIRKIIEQRKQELKLFGRAADKSGFVEQMHGMITECKRYCLTPDELRRHAGMLEGGSGQPGRRLLADKLSDVALVYEELERSLLGHYLDSEDYLRLLADHIPRSGYLHGADIYIDGFHHFSPQEYMVIEQLLHRCRRVTVCLTADRPYDEGMPDELDLFYLPAQTYRQLRELALANDILIEPPIVLSANRRHQDGALAHLEAQFHRRPLLPYEAETDAVRLYEAANRRAEIEAVAREIIRLVRDEEARYRDIALIIRQTEAYRDLVKTVFFDFDIPYFMDEKEPMHHHPLIELVRAALETVVTRWRYEAVFRAVKTDLLFPVDDDLAMWREAADKLENYVLAYGVKGEKWTSGERWTYRRYQALDGLNVPQTDEERQFEDKLNEWRDALAAPLRRLERRLRRAADGRGLCTALYLFLEELQIPKKLEQMSAQAEADGRLVEARQHEQAWNAVIDLLDQYVEMLGAEPLPLAEFAKVIEAGLDRLEFALVPPAVDQVIVAQLDRSRLIDVKYAFIIGANDGVIPAKAKEEGLMAEVEREQLRELGMTLAPGGREQLFYDPFFVYLALACPSRRLYVTYPLADGEGKALMPSPLIKQLVQLFPHLSVHLCGNDPFDAPQEKPEAFVTAPRATQTYLISQLRAWKRNYGIAPLWWDVYNVLISHPEWKARVEQAVSALFYTNQAAALKKQWSRRLYGKKIQASVSRMEQFQKCPYAHFASHGLRLKERNVFRLEAPDVGQLFHAAIKQIADRVREQHLDWKKLSRSECERLSDEAVERIAPLIQQQVLSSSSRYEYMKRKLKNVVSRTAHVLSEHARASGFAPVGFELAFGPGGDLPPLRFQLRDGTVMELVGRIDRVDQAESSQGVLLRIIDYKSSAKTLDLTEVYYGLALQMFTYLDIVLTYAEQLVGKPALPAGVLYFHIHNPIIQARQWLDDETELARKLLEPFRMRGLLLADAEAIRLMDSHTASGQWSLIVPAQLTKNGAIHSRSSVASASDFAALRQHVRRLFTDIGEQIADGVVSIAPYKLKNKTACEFCAFKPVCQFDEALPSNEYRKLAPQTKDAVIETLAEGKDEK; encoded by the coding sequence ATGTCGCTGCGTTTTTTGCTTGGGCGGTCGGGAAGTGGAAAAACGGCTTCCTGCCTTGAAGAAATTCGCCGCCAGCTGCAGGAAGATCCAAAGGGAAGGACGGTCGTCTATCTTGTCCCGGAACAAATGACGTTTCAATGCGAATACGCGCTAATACATACGGACGGAACAGAGGGAATGATCCGCGCCCAAGTGTTCAGCTTCCCACGTCTCGCCTGGCGCGTGCTGCAAGAAACAGGAGGCATGAACCGTTACCACGTTCACGACGTTGGCGTGCAGATGATGATTCGAAAAATTATTGAACAGCGCAAACAAGAGCTGAAGCTGTTTGGACGTGCGGCAGATAAAAGCGGTTTTGTCGAACAGATGCATGGGATGATCACAGAATGCAAGCGGTATTGCTTGACGCCGGATGAACTCCGCCGCCATGCCGGCATGCTCGAGGGCGGATCAGGCCAGCCCGGCCGCCGGCTGCTAGCTGATAAGTTAAGCGATGTGGCGCTCGTTTATGAGGAGTTGGAACGAAGCCTTCTCGGCCATTATCTTGACTCGGAAGATTATTTGCGCCTGCTCGCCGATCACATCCCCCGCTCCGGCTACTTGCACGGCGCCGACATTTATATCGACGGCTTTCATCATTTTTCCCCACAGGAATATATGGTTATTGAACAGCTGCTTCACCGTTGCCGGCGCGTCACCGTGTGCTTGACGGCTGACCGCCCTTACGATGAAGGGATGCCGGATGAGCTCGATCTTTTTTACTTGCCGGCGCAGACGTACCGCCAGTTGCGCGAGCTCGCTTTGGCCAATGATATTCTGATCGAGCCGCCGATCGTGCTTTCCGCAAACCGTCGCCATCAAGACGGGGCGCTCGCCCATCTTGAAGCGCAGTTTCACCGCCGTCCGCTGTTGCCGTATGAAGCGGAGACCGATGCGGTCCGCCTTTACGAGGCAGCCAACCGCCGCGCCGAAATCGAAGCGGTCGCTCGGGAAATCATCCGTCTCGTCCGCGACGAAGAGGCGCGCTATCGCGACATTGCGCTGATCATCCGCCAGACGGAAGCGTATCGCGACCTTGTGAAAACAGTGTTTTTTGACTTTGATATCCCGTATTTTATGGATGAAAAAGAGCCGATGCATCATCACCCGCTCATTGAACTCGTGCGCGCTGCTTTGGAGACGGTAGTGACGCGCTGGCGCTATGAGGCGGTTTTTCGTGCTGTCAAAACGGATTTGCTCTTTCCGGTTGACGATGACTTGGCCATGTGGCGCGAGGCGGCGGACAAGCTCGAAAACTATGTGCTCGCCTATGGGGTGAAAGGCGAAAAGTGGACAAGCGGTGAACGTTGGACATACCGGCGCTATCAGGCGCTTGACGGGCTGAATGTGCCGCAGACGGATGAAGAGCGGCAGTTTGAAGACAAGCTCAACGAATGGCGCGACGCGCTGGCGGCCCCGCTCCGCCGGCTTGAGCGCCGTCTGCGCCGGGCTGCCGATGGACGCGGTCTTTGCACGGCGTTATATCTCTTTTTAGAAGAGTTGCAAATTCCGAAAAAACTAGAACAAATGAGCGCGCAGGCGGAAGCGGACGGACGCCTCGTCGAAGCGCGCCAGCACGAACAGGCGTGGAACGCGGTCATCGACTTGCTCGATCAATACGTCGAAATGCTCGGAGCGGAACCGCTGCCGCTTGCCGAGTTTGCCAAAGTGATCGAAGCCGGGCTCGATCGGCTGGAATTCGCCCTCGTTCCGCCAGCGGTCGACCAAGTGATCGTCGCTCAGCTCGACCGTTCGCGCCTGATTGATGTCAAGTATGCGTTTATCATCGGCGCCAATGACGGCGTCATCCCGGCCAAAGCGAAAGAAGAAGGACTCATGGCCGAGGTTGAGCGGGAGCAATTGCGCGAACTCGGGATGACGCTTGCGCCGGGAGGACGGGAGCAGCTGTTTTACGACCCGTTTTTTGTTTACTTGGCTCTTGCCTGCCCGAGCCGACGGCTATACGTTACGTATCCGCTTGCTGATGGCGAGGGGAAGGCGCTTATGCCGTCCCCGCTCATCAAGCAGCTCGTTCAATTGTTTCCGCATCTGTCTGTTCATTTATGCGGCAATGATCCGTTCGATGCCCCACAGGAGAAGCCGGAGGCGTTTGTCACCGCACCGCGGGCGACACAGACGTATCTCATCAGCCAGCTGCGGGCGTGGAAGCGAAATTATGGCATCGCTCCGCTTTGGTGGGATGTATATAATGTGCTGATCAGTCATCCGGAATGGAAGGCACGAGTAGAGCAGGCGGTGTCAGCGCTGTTTTATACGAATCAGGCAGCGGCGCTCAAAAAACAATGGAGCCGACGGCTGTACGGAAAAAAAATTCAGGCGAGCGTCTCGCGCATGGAGCAGTTTCAAAAATGCCCGTACGCTCATTTCGCCTCGCATGGGCTGCGCTTGAAAGAGCGGAACGTTTTCCGCCTTGAGGCACCGGATGTCGGGCAATTGTTCCATGCCGCCATCAAGCAAATTGCCGACCGAGTGCGTGAACAGCATCTTGATTGGAAAAAGCTATCCAGATCGGAATGCGAGCGGCTGTCGGATGAAGCAGTCGAGCGGATCGCCCCGCTCATCCAGCAACAGGTGTTATCAAGCTCTAGCCGCTATGAATATATGAAACGGAAATTAAAAAATGTTGTCTCCCGCACGGCGCATGTATTGAGCGAACATGCGCGGGCGAGCGGATTTGCCCCGGTCGGATTCGAGTTGGCGTTCGGACCGGGCGGCGACTTGCCGCCGCTTCGCTTCCAGCTTCGCGATGGGACCGTGATGGAGCTCGTCGGGCGGATCGACCGCGTTGATCAGGCGGAAAGCAGCCAAGGCGTGCTCCTTCGCATCATCGATTACAAATCGAGCGCCAAAACGCTCGATTTGACGGAAGTCTATTACGGTTTAGCGCTGCAAATGTTCACGTATCTCGATATTGTGCTGACGTATGCTGAACAGCTTGTCGGAAAGCCAGCGTTGCCGGCCGGGGTGCTTTATTTTCATATTCACAATCCGATTATTCAAGCGCGGCAATGGCTTGACGACGAAACGGAACTGGCAAGAAAGCTGCTTGAACCGTTTCGGATGCGCGGGTTGCTGCTTGCCGATGCCGAGGCGATCCGGCTGATGGACAGCCACACAGCAAGCGGGCAATGGTCGCTCATTGTGCCCGCTCAGCTAACAAAAAACGGGGCGATCCACTCGCGTTCTTCGGTGGCCAGCGCCTCCGATTTTGCTGCGCTCCGTCAACATGTTCGCCGCTTGTTTACCGACATCGGTGAACAAATCGCCGACGGTGTCGTATCCATCGCCCCGTATAAGCTGAAAAACAAAACGGCGTGCGAGTTTTGCGCCTTTAAGCCAGTATGTCAATTTGATGAGGCGTTGCCTAGCAACGAATATCGGAAGCTTGCTCCGCAGACGAAGGATGCGGTGATCGAAACATTAGCGGAAGGGAAGGACGAAAAGTGA
- the lepB gene encoding signal peptidase I, whose protein sequence is MTKEKKKEKRRQRWPWLAAVCFIAMLRFFVFSSYMVEGKSMMPTLQSGNLLIVNKLRYEIGSIHRFDIVVFHANQKKDYVKRVIGLPGDRIEYKNDLLYINGKPMEEPYLRPYKQKLISGKLTGDFTLEEVTGEKRVPAGCIFVLGDNRLGSWDSRHFGFVKISQVVGKVDLRYWPFGQFAFRF, encoded by the coding sequence ATGACGAAAGAAAAGAAAAAGGAAAAACGAAGGCAGCGCTGGCCATGGCTGGCCGCCGTTTGCTTCATTGCGATGCTCCGTTTTTTTGTTTTCAGCAGCTATATGGTAGAGGGAAAATCGATGATGCCGACGCTGCAAAGCGGCAATTTGCTCATTGTCAATAAGCTGCGTTACGAAATCGGGTCGATCCACCGATTCGACATTGTCGTTTTTCATGCCAACCAAAAGAAAGATTATGTAAAACGGGTGATCGGGCTGCCGGGGGATCGAATTGAATATAAAAACGATCTATTGTATATCAATGGAAAACCAATGGAGGAACCGTATTTGCGGCCGTATAAGCAAAAATTGATCAGCGGCAAGCTGACGGGCGATTTTACCCTTGAAGAGGTAACCGGGGAAAAACGGGTGCCGGCCGGCTGCATTTTCGTCCTTGGCGACAATCGGCTCGGCAGCTGGGATAGCCGTCATTTCGGCTTTGTCAAAATCAGCCAAGTCGTCGGTAAGGTCGACCTCCGTTATTGGCCGTTTGGACAGTTTGCTTTCCGCTTTTAG
- a CDS encoding TVP38/TMEM64 family protein translates to MNMETLKQWFTLDHVLSLLEHYRSFGVFPGIAATLLESFFPILPMVVFVMANAAAFGLWKGFFISWLGASLGSLIVFWLTRRIGQQRFFRFVRRHQKVRRFMHWIERHGFGPLFLLYCFPFTPSALVNIVAGLSGISRQQFVLAVLLGKMIMIFTISFIGYDIVALVRQPLRTAGIAAVVLLLWYAGKRVEARFSLTEKQSGEGGGE, encoded by the coding sequence ATGAATATGGAAACGCTCAAACAATGGTTCACGCTCGATCACGTGCTTTCCTTGCTTGAACATTACCGCTCATTTGGCGTGTTTCCTGGCATTGCCGCGACGCTGCTCGAGTCGTTTTTTCCGATTTTGCCGATGGTCGTTTTTGTGATGGCGAACGCCGCCGCATTCGGGTTGTGGAAAGGGTTTTTCATTTCATGGCTCGGCGCCTCGCTCGGTTCGCTCATCGTGTTTTGGCTGACGCGAAGAATCGGCCAGCAGCGTTTCTTTCGTTTTGTCCGCCGCCACCAAAAAGTCCGCCGGTTCATGCACTGGATCGAACGGCACGGATTTGGCCCGCTGTTTTTGCTTTATTGTTTCCCTTTCACCCCATCGGCGCTCGTCAATATTGTCGCCGGGCTGTCAGGCATCAGCCGCCAGCAGTTTGTGCTCGCGGTGTTGCTCGGAAAGATGATCATGATTTTTACGATCAGTTTTATCGGCTATGACATCGTGGCGCTCGTTCGGCAGCCGTTGCGCACGGCTGGCATTGCCGCGGTCGTCTTGTTGCTTTGGTACGCAGGAAAACGGGTAGAGGCGAGATTTTCGCTGACGGAAAAACAAAGCGGCGAGGGGGGCGGGGAATGA
- a CDS encoding competence protein ComK: protein MKVNEFIVLEHFVVSRYTMAILPYLLNSDVYAKVIEEDGEYIVKKTPTDIIKHSCDYYGCSFQGRKEGTKALIGITHKAPIAIEPANGIYVFPTSSPRDSGCVWLSHMHVYQYEPAKYERTVVYFRNGKSVSLDVSYKSFVNQLYRTAQLRTKLADRMEARERKLQYIFRMQQEKDVTEHE from the coding sequence ATGAAAGTGAATGAGTTTATCGTGTTGGAACATTTCGTCGTGAGCCGTTATACTATGGCGATTCTCCCGTACCTGTTGAACAGTGATGTCTATGCAAAGGTCATTGAGGAAGATGGCGAATATATTGTCAAAAAAACGCCAACCGATATCATTAAACATAGCTGCGACTATTACGGCTGCAGCTTCCAAGGCAGAAAAGAAGGAACAAAGGCGTTGATCGGCATCACCCACAAAGCGCCGATTGCCATCGAACCGGCCAATGGAATTTACGTCTTCCCAACTTCTTCCCCAAGAGATTCCGGCTGCGTTTGGCTGTCCCATATGCACGTCTATCAGTATGAACCTGCCAAATATGAGCGAACCGTCGTCTATTTCCGCAATGGAAAAAGCGTATCCCTCGATGTTTCCTATAAATCCTTTGTCAATCAATTATATCGAACAGCCCAACTGCGGACGAAACTGGCGGATCGAATGGAGGCGAGAGAACGCAAACTCCAATACATATTCCGCATGCAGCAGGAAAAAGATGTGACAGAGCATGAATAA
- the aceA gene encoding isocitrate lyase, producing the protein MALFAERVRQLEESWKNEERWKGVTRPYSAEDVIKLRGSLDIEHTLARRGAEKLWQLLNTEDYVHALGALTGNQAVQQVKAGLKAIYLSGWQVAADANLAGHMYPDQSLYPSNSVPHVVKRINQALQRADQIQYLEGSGDVDYFVPIVADAEAGFGGQLNVFELMKAMIEAGAAGVHFEDQLSSEKKCGHLGGKVLLPTQTAVRNLIAARLAADVMGVPTVLIARTDANAADLITSDIDPRDQQFITGERTPEGFYRTRAGLDQAIARGLAYAPYADLIWCETSEPNLDEARRFAEAIHEQFPGKLLAYNCSPSFNWKKKLDDETIAKFQKELGKMGYKFQFVTLAGFHALNYSMFELARGYKERGMAAYAELQQAEFAAEKYGYTATRHQREVGTGYFDEVAQVISGGQSSTVALKGSTEEEQFTTA; encoded by the coding sequence ATGGCGTTATTTGCTGAACGTGTCCGGCAATTAGAGGAAAGCTGGAAAAATGAAGAGCGTTGGAAAGGTGTTACCCGCCCGTACAGCGCTGAAGATGTCATTAAACTGCGCGGCTCGCTCGATATTGAGCATACGCTCGCTCGGCGCGGAGCCGAGAAGTTATGGCAACTGTTAAATACGGAAGATTACGTTCATGCGCTCGGTGCGCTGACTGGAAATCAAGCGGTGCAACAAGTGAAAGCAGGGCTGAAAGCCATTTATTTAAGCGGCTGGCAGGTGGCGGCCGACGCCAACCTCGCGGGGCACATGTATCCGGATCAAAGCTTGTATCCGTCCAACAGCGTTCCACATGTTGTCAAGCGCATTAACCAGGCGTTGCAACGCGCAGATCAAATCCAATATTTAGAGGGCAGCGGCGATGTCGACTATTTTGTGCCGATCGTTGCTGATGCGGAGGCTGGATTCGGCGGCCAGCTGAACGTGTTTGAGCTCATGAAAGCGATGATTGAAGCGGGAGCAGCTGGCGTTCATTTCGAAGATCAGCTGTCGTCAGAGAAAAAATGCGGCCATTTAGGCGGCAAAGTGCTCTTGCCGACGCAAACGGCCGTGCGCAACTTAATCGCCGCGCGGCTTGCCGCTGACGTCATGGGTGTCCCGACGGTGCTTATCGCCCGCACCGATGCGAATGCCGCTGACTTGATCACAAGCGACATTGACCCGCGCGATCAACAGTTTATTACCGGCGAACGGACGCCGGAAGGGTTTTATCGCACGCGGGCAGGTCTCGACCAGGCGATCGCTCGCGGGCTTGCCTACGCGCCGTATGCCGACCTTATTTGGTGCGAAACGAGCGAACCGAATTTGGATGAAGCACGCCGGTTCGCGGAAGCGATTCACGAGCAATTCCCAGGCAAGCTGCTCGCGTACAACTGCTCGCCGTCGTTTAACTGGAAGAAAAAATTGGACGACGAGACAATCGCCAAATTCCAGAAAGAGCTCGGTAAAATGGGATACAAGTTCCAATTCGTCACTCTCGCCGGCTTCCATGCGCTCAACTACAGCATGTTCGAGTTGGCGCGCGGCTACAAAGAGCGCGGCATGGCGGCATACGCTGAACTGCAGCAAGCTGAATTTGCCGCCGAGAAGTACGGCTACACAGCCACGCGCCACCAGCGCGAAGTCGGTACCGGCTACTTCGATGAGGTCGCCCAAGTGATCTCCGGTGGCCAATCGTCCACCGTCGCCTTAAAAGGATCAACCGAAGAGGAGCAGTTTACAACTGCTTAA
- a CDS encoding SCO family protein: MKKWYMIAASLVLVGIGAGIFYFAVYKPSAMRLPDGVTMETAWGAPYSFDDLPPKVRLVEFIYTNCPDICPNTTMQMAKLRDRLQKAGVFGRDVEFVTITIDPARDTKEKLQTYANTFGVTSDGQGWVFLRGSEAETKAAADAFNFQYRDPGNGMIVHTSLAYLLNRDGRVIEQIDMGGASRFRVDEVYETIMDE; this comes from the coding sequence ATGAAAAAATGGTATATGATCGCCGCATCGCTTGTGCTCGTTGGCATCGGTGCCGGCATCTTTTACTTCGCCGTCTACAAGCCGTCTGCTATGCGTCTGCCGGATGGCGTGACGATGGAAACGGCGTGGGGAGCCCCTTATTCCTTTGATGACTTGCCGCCAAAAGTTCGACTCGTCGAATTCATCTATACGAACTGCCCGGATATTTGCCCAAATACGACAATGCAGATGGCAAAGCTGCGCGACCGGCTGCAAAAAGCCGGGGTGTTCGGGCGCGATGTGGAATTCGTCACGATCACTATTGACCCCGCGCGCGACACGAAAGAAAAACTGCAAACATACGCCAATACGTTTGGGGTGACTAGCGATGGGCAAGGATGGGTGTTTTTGCGCGGCAGCGAAGCGGAGACAAAAGCGGCGGCAGATGCTTTCAACTTCCAATACCGCGACCCGGGAAACGGCATGATTGTGCATACGTCGCTCGCTTACTTGCTCAATCGGGACGGACGGGTCATCGAACAGATCGACATGGGGGGAGCGTCACGATTTCGTGTTGATGAAGTGTACGAAACGATTATGGATGAATGA